The genomic stretch ACGAAGAAGCGTCACAGCTTGCCAGTGGGCATCCTTTGCACGATGCTGGGCTTCGACAGCAAGAACCACGAAGCGTTGAAGCGCGCATTGTTGAAGGTCATGTCGACACCAATCTCGTTTGATCTTCTACACGACGGTGGCAAAACCGACTGGGAGGCATCGCCGCTCATTGCGTACGCCGGCATCAAAAATGGTCTCTGCTCATATGAGTACAGCGACTGGCTCGCGGGGAAACTTGCGAATCCCGATATTTATACCCTGATCAACATCAACGTTCAGCGTCAATTTAGCGGCGGGTACGCGCTGGCACTTTACGAGAACTGTCTCCGATTCAAACGAACGGGATCAACAGGTTGGATATCAGTGGAGACTTGGCGTCGTCTGCTTGGCGCAGATGCGAGCATGTACGATGAGTTCAAACACTTCTCAGCTGAGGTGATCAAAAAGGCAGTGAAAGAGATCAATCAAGTCTCGAACATTGTTGTCACACCGGAGTACAAGCGAGAGGCAAGGCGTGTGGTTCAGATTCGCTTTCTCGTCGAAGATAATCCTCAGAAGTCAATGTACGACAATGGGGAAGACGCAGAACAAAAAGCTATTCGGGAATCCGAAGCATTCAGACGCCTGACGCTCCTCGGTGTCGGAGACAGACTCGCGGTGAGCTGGATCCAACAGGAGCCGGATCGCGCGTTACAGACAGCGATTTACGTAGAAGGGAAAGCAAAGAACAAGCAGATTCGTGGGAGCGCTGGAGGCTATGCACGGACCGTATTCGAGAAGGGCACTCGAATAGACGCAGGAGGAGCCAATGCCAGCGTGCCAACGGTAGTTGCTGCAACGCCTCAATCTGCCGAAGCTTCGGCCGAAGAGCGCGCCAAGCAGACGACCGCGAAGATCAAATCCCTGTCTCTGGAGGAAAAACAAAAATTTGCAGCGGAATATATGGCCGAAGGCGGTAAGGGCAACACTTACCAGCCGGAAACTGGGACATTCAAAAACGCGTTGGAGCGTACCGCTTACACCTCATGGCTGCGCTCAAAGATCACTGCTTTGGAAGAGTGACGTCCCAAGAAGCCGTTGTGGAAGTTCACGCCGCAAACTCAAAAATTCGGGACGTAGACGCGAAGATAGTCTTCGTCCGGCTTTGATACGACGCGTACCTGATCTGAGAGAGTAGTCCGCGGATGGTCCCGCCGGCTTGCAATGCTACCAAGATCGAGCGTAAATGAGGATCATGCGAACCGCGTTATGCCGACGGTGCATAACGACAGGGCTGGCCACGGATCACACGTACCCTACCTCGAAAAGGTAGCCAAATTTGGGAGCCTTGTCGACTTCCTGCGCACAGACCGGGTTCCGGCGATCGGACCATTGCTGAGCGGCAATGGCCCCGGCGACTCGACACGCATGGGCGTTGGTGTCAGGTCGAACTGAGCGTTAGCAGGCTCATAACCAATGACACCTGGTCGGCATCCGCTGCGATGACGGCATTAACAATCTG from Paraburkholderia caribensis encodes the following:
- a CDS encoding replication initiation protein, whose protein sequence is MPNIKPLGPTPSELKKHVATVHVSGELSLLERKIVNVLLLNAFDDLLTKKRHSLPVGILCTMLGFDSKNHEALKRALLKVMSTPISFDLLHDGGKTDWEASPLIAYAGIKNGLCSYEYSDWLAGKLANPDIYTLININVQRQFSGGYALALYENCLRFKRTGSTGWISVETWRRLLGADASMYDEFKHFSAEVIKKAVKEINQVSNIVVTPEYKREARRVVQIRFLVEDNPQKSMYDNGEDAEQKAIRESEAFRRLTLLGVGDRLAVSWIQQEPDRALQTAIYVEGKAKNKQIRGSAGGYARTVFEKGTRIDAGGANASVPTVVAATPQSAEASAEERAKQTTAKIKSLSLEEKQKFAAEYMAEGGKGNTYQPETGTFKNALERTAYTSWLRSKITALEE